The genomic region ATCGGCGTACTCAAATTCCGCACCATGTATGTCGATCGCTGCGACGTCACGGGCATGATGCAAACGGTGCGCGATGATCCCCGCGTCACCCCCGTCGGCCGCTTTCTGCGCCGGACCTCGATCGACGAATTGCCCCAGCTCATCAACGTGCTCAAGGGCGAGATGTCGCTGATCGGCCCAAGGCCGCACGCGTTCGGCATGCTGGCCGGCGGCGTTCCCTATGATGGCCTCGTTCCTTATTATTCGGCGCGGCAAGCCATGAAGCCGGGGCTCTCGGGCTGGGCGCAGGCCCATGGGCTCCGCGGACCAACCGATGACCCCGCCCGGGCGAGGGCGCGGATCGACCACGATCTCGCCTATATTGAAAATTTCTCGCTGCTTCTCGATCTAAGGATCATCTGGATAACCGTGCGGCAGGAGTTCCTGAACGGAACTGGCCTTTAGCTCTTGGGCCAACTGCATTACCATCGCGCACGACAGCTTAGAAATGCCGAGTTCCATGACAGCGCCAGATCCCCGCCCTGCCCAGCCACCGACGCTCGATGAGATGACCGGCGAATTCGCCAGGATCGCGCTCAGCGCTGGAGAATTGATCCTGACCATCTATGGCAGGGACTTTTCCGTCCAGACCAAAGCCGACGACACCCCGCTGACCGAGGCCGACACCGCCGCCGAGGCGCTGATCATGGATCGACTGGCTGCGCTGTTCCCGAATATCCCCGTCGTCGCCGAGGAAGCGGTCGCCAATGGTCTTAAGCCGGTGCTCGCCGACCGTTTCATCCTGGTTGATCCGCTGGACGGCTCCAAGGAATTCATCGCCCGCAATGGCGAGTTCACCGTCAATATCGCCCTTATCGAACACGGCGTTCCCGTTGCCGGGGTGGTCTATGCGCCGGCATTGGGCCGGATCTGGTGGGGCAGCCGCACCAATGGCGCCTTTGCAGCCAGGGTCGAGAACCACGCGATCATCGAGACGGTGCCGGTCAAGGTGCGGGTGGCACCCAAATCCGGGCTGATGGCCATTGGCAGCCGCTCCCACGGCAGCGGCCAAGCCGACACGCGCCTTGACGCCCTTGAGATTACCGATTTTGCGACAGCCGGGTCGTCGCTCAAATTCTGCCTGCTTGCCGAAGGCGCCGCCGATCTTTATCCCCGGTTCGGCCGGACGATGGAATGGGACACCGCCGCCGGTGACGCCATTCTGCGCGCCGCTGGCGGACATGTAATCGACATGGCGGGGCAGCCCTTGCGCTATGGCAAGTGCAACCAATCCGCCGACAGCGATTTCGCCAATTGCGCCTTCTGGGCCATTGGCGATGGCGCCATCATCAGAAAAGTCTGCGGTGATGCAACCGCCGTCGAATCGCAATAATGCCCGGATAAGGACATAGGGCGCTTGAGTGCAAAGATTTGGTGATGACCGCGCGGCCCGCTGGGGTCGGTGCGGAACACCCGGAAAACAGGTGGATTTTTAATGCGTATAACGATGATCGGATCCGGCTATGTGGGTCTTGTGAGCGGAGCGTGCTTTTCCGATTTCGGCCATGAGGTGACTTGCGTCGATCTCGATGCGGGCAAGATCGACAGGCTCAAGCAAGGGATCATCCCGATCTTCGAGCCCGGGCTCGATACGCTGGTGACCACCAATGCCGCCGCCGGGCGCCTCTCGTTCACCACCGACCTGGCCAGCGCTGTCGCCGATGCCGACGTGGTCTTCATCGCAGTGGGCACCCCCTCGCGCCGCGGCGACGGGCATGCCGATCTCTCCTATGTCCACGCAGCCGCCGCCGACATCGCCCGAGCGCTCAAGGGTTTCACCGTGATCGTCACCAAATCGACGGTACCCGTGGGCACCGGCGATGAAGTCGAGCGCATCATCGCCGACACCAATCCCGATGCCGAGTTCGTCGTGGTCTCCAACCCCGAATTCCTGCGCGAAGGCGCCGCTATCGACGATTTCAAGCGCCCTGATCGCATCGTGGTCGGCCTTGAGGACGAACGCGCCCGCCCCGTGATGGAAGAGGTCTATCGCCCGCTCTATCTCAACCAGGCGCCCGTGATGTTCACCGGAAGGCGCACCGCCGAACTCATCAAATATGCCGCCAACGCGTTCCTCGCCATGAAGATCACCTTCATCAACGAGATGGCCGATCTGTGCGAGAAGGCGGGGGGCGACGTACAGGCCGTCGCGCGCGGCATAGGGCTGGACAAACGCATCGGATCGAAATTCTTGAATGCCGGTCCCGGCTATGGCGGCAGTTGTTTTCCCAAGGACACGCTGGCCTTGGTCAAGACCGGCCAGGATTTCGACGCTCCCCTGCGGCTTATCGAGACCACGGTGGCGGTCAACGATAACCGCAAGCGGGCCATGGGCCGCAAGGTGATTGCGGCCTGCGAGGGCAATGTGCGCGGCAAGACCATCGGCATTCTGGGTTTGACCTTCAAGCCCAACACCGACGACATGCGCGATGCCCCCTCCATCGCCATCATCCAGACCCTGCTCGATGCGGGGGCAACTATCCGTGCCTATGATCCCGAAGGCATGGAGATGGCCAAGTCGATGATCTCCGGCATCGAATACGCGGCCGATGCCTATGATGCCGCAAAGGATGCGGACTGTCTGGTTCTGGTGACCGAATGGAACCAGTTCCGCTCGCTCGACCTGGGCCGTCTCAAGGCGGCCATGGCAACCCCCGCCCTGGTCGACCTTCGCAACGTCTATCGCCGCTCCGACGTGGAAAAGGCCGGCTTCACCTACGCCTCGATCGGACGCAGCGAAGCGGCAGGCGATCACGAAGGCCGGATGGACGCAGCCGAATGAAGGTTTTCGTCACCGGTTCGGCGGGCTTTATCGGCTTTCATCTGACCAGGCGCCTCCTTGCCGATGGCCATCAGGTCGTCGGTTTCGATGGCATGACCGCCTATTACGACCCCGCTCTCAAGCAGGCGCGGCTCGCTATTCTGCGCCGGTCCAACGCCTTCAGCGCCGTCGAGGCCATGCTAGAGGACAAGGATGCGCTCACCGAAGCCATCGCTTCGTTTGCGCCCGATATCGTCATCCATCTCGCGGCCCAAGCCGGCGTACGCTACAGCCTCGAGCATCCCGACACCTATATCAGCGCCAATCTTCTGGGTACCTTCAACCTGCTCGAAGCGGTGAGGGCTAATCCGGTACAACACCTGCTGATCGCCTCCACCTCCTCAGTCTATGGCGGCAACGCGCAAATGCCGTTCAGGGAAGTGGACCGAACCGACTTCCCCGTCTCGCTCTATGCGGCCACCAAGAAGGCCTGCGAGGCGATGAGCCATTCTTACTCACACCTCTGGAAGATTCCCACCACCTGCTTTCGGTTCTTCACCGTCTACGGCCCCTGGGGACGCCCGGACATGGCGCTGTTCAAATTCGTCGACGCCATCGAACGCGGAGAGGCGATCGAGGTCTATGGCAACGGCCAGATGCAGCGCGACTTCACCTATATCGACGATCTGGTCGAGGGCATCGTGCGCCTGTCGGCTGCGATTCCCGAGGAAGGCCGACCAGTCGAGGCGGCTGGCGTCACCGATTCCCTTTCCTCGGTCGCGCCCTGGCGCGCGGTCAACATCGCCGGCGGCCGGCCCGTGGGGCTGATGCCCTTCATCGAGACCATCGAAAAATGCCTGGGCCGCACCGCCAACAAGACCATGCTGCCCATGCAGCAGGGCGATGTGGTCGCCACATACGCCAATGAGGGTCTGCTGGAAGCCCTCACGGGCTTCGTGCCCGGCATCGACGTCGAAACCGGCGTTAAAGCCTTCGTTGATTGGTATCGCAGGTACAAGGATGCTGCGTGAGGTCGAAACGACCTCCACAATCCCTTCTGTCGTCATCGGTGGCTTCCCCACGGCAAGCGTCACGCGCAGCCAACTGGCCGAAACGATGGTTCAAGACTGCCTTGCTGCCCGCGCCCGAAGGGATACATGGCGTCCCCGGCTTGTCTTCTCATCCAACGGCCAAGGCATCGCCCTGGCCGGCCAGGATCCCCAATTTGCCAGCGCGATGGCCCAGGCCGACATCGTCCACGCCGATGGCATGCCCGTGGTGTTTGCCTCGAAACTGATCGGCAAGCCGCTCCCCGAGCGCATCGCGACCACCGATTTTTTCCACGACGCCGCCATGGTTGCCGCCCGGCATGGGTTCAAACTCTTCATCCTGGGGGCCACCGACGCCCAGAACAAGGCAGCGGTAGAGGCCATCGGCAGGACCTATCCCGAGGTCCAGATCGTCGGTCGTCACCACGGTTATTTCGATGACGCGGACGATGAACGGATCTGCGCGACGATCCGCGCCAGCGGTGCCGAAATCCTTTGGGTCGGATTGGGCAAGCCGCGCCAGGAGTTCTGGTGCGTGCGCAACCGTCATCGCTTGGCGGGTATCGCCTGGATCAAGACCTGTGGCGGCCTATTCGCCTTTCTTGCCGGCGACGCTCCGCGTGCTCCCAAATGGATGCAGCGGTTAGGGCTCGAATGGCTCTATCGCATGCTGGACGACCCCAAGCGCCTGGCCTGGCGCTATTTCACGACCAACCCATATGCATTCTACCGGCTTTTACGGCACACAGAGCGCCGGTAAGGCGGTCATTCGAACGAAGCGCGGCGCCGATAGATGTTGATGCCTGCCGCCGTCAGTCCGACGGCACCAAGAGCTGTCGCCACCACAATCTGTTGGGCGGGGTGCACGCCGTCCCTCAGGAAAAACCAGGTTGCCACCGACAGCACACAATAGAGCAGCGGGTAGGCCACCTCATGGGTGACCGCAACCTTATGGGCTTTCCGGCTGCTGAGAATGACCACGCCGCAAATGCCAATAATGTTGGCGGCAACCACACCCCAGGCGATGAGCAACGCATTGCCGCTGAACCCGGCAAACGCCGCAAACAGCACAAAGACCAAACCCGCTGCCGCGTAAACGATGGGCAGCCGCCCCAGGCGCCGCGCGCCGATAAGCGCATAGGAGGAGTGGTAAGTGTCAAAAGTCTCCACCGCCGCCGAAATCGACAGCACAACGGCAAACGTTAAGAGAACTGCGGAATAGGTTCCGGGCGAGACGAACAAGAGATCGGCGGCAACGATCGCCGCCACCGCACTGATCGCCGCGCTCCAGGCCACGACCAGCGAATTTGCCTTCCATCGGACCTTGAAGGCTTCCTCGTCACGACCATAGAGCCTGGCCAGCCTGGGAAAGAAGGCCGCATGCATCGCCCCGCCCAATGTCTGCATAGGGCGCCGGACCAGATCGGACGCCAGCCCATATGTGCCGGCCATCTCGGCCCCGAAAAGGGCGCCCACAACAACCCGGTCTCCCCGATCGTAAAGCTGTCGGATGATTGCCGTCAGGCCAAGCCCGGCATAGCGCCTGAACATCCCGAAAAGCCTGGCAAAACTGCTCCCACCTCCCAGGCGCCGCCGGCAAATCAGCGCGGCAAGCCATGTGCTCGCACCATAGGCCGCGAGGGTCCAGGCGGCCGATGACGTATAGAACGCAACGCCAGCGACGAGCAGCAGCGCCAAAAAACCGCGCCCCGCATAGGCGAGCGAATAACGCCCCCATTCCTCTTTGGCGGCGGCAAAACTTGTCTGGCACAAAAACGCCAGTTCGACAGCCACAACAAGCCCGCACAGGGCCGTATGGATGGCTGCGCGCTCTCCCCAAAAGAAATAAACCGCAGCGAAAAGCAGGGCGGTAGCCAGCACGATCAGGAGCAGCAGGTGATCGACTTCCCCTTGCGTTACGGCCTGTTCGCCGCCGTCCGCCTCTCGAAAGATGGCGCTCGATAACCAATGACCGCACACATATTGAAGCATGGCGGCAATCGATATCGTGATGGTGTAGACACCGAATTGCGAAGGCCCGAGTATGGTCGCGAGTACGACAACGAGTAAAAACGCCAACCCCGCCTGAAAAATCCTGGAAATCGAAGCATAAGAAGCGCCCCGAGCCACGGCAGAACCCATGTCAATTGCCCCAAACCTACATGCGCCAGGGATGCCGGAAGTTCAGCGGGCGTCATCGAGCAGCGACACGCGAAATTGGGTGCTGTTTGCCTTTATCGCCCTGCTCTTAGGTCTCGAAATCCTGGTTGTTCCACTCGCCGGTCTTTACCTCTCATGGACGTACCGCAGTGTTCCTTATCGATCCAGCCTTTTGCTGCCGATCGCCGCGCTGGTGCTGGCCCTGGCGGCGGCAACAGTCATCGGTGTCGTGCGCGACGGCGCTTACGACCGTGCGCTGTCTTCGGTCTATAGCATCGGGATCTTGGTCGGCGGAACGCTGCTTGCCATCGGCATCATCAAGCACCTTTATCGCCAGGCCCAGAACCGGCGCGATCCCAGGGACTTTCGCGAAGTGTTCTTGGGACAGATCGGCATGCTGAGCCACCGGCTCCTG from Pelagibacterium sp. 26DY04 harbors:
- a CDS encoding sugar transferase — its product is MPQSGLMLTLIEGQPVLSRPTPLRVAQLAVKRCFDIAFSLLALILFLPGFVAIAMFVRLSSAGPVFFRQPREGLNGQPIGVLKFRTMYVDRCDVTGMMQTVRDDPRVTPVGRFLRRTSIDELPQLINVLKGEMSLIGPRPHAFGMLAGGVPYDGLVPYYSARQAMKPGLSGWAQAHGLRGPTDDPARARARIDHDLAYIENFSLLLDLRIIWITVRQEFLNGTGL
- the cysQ gene encoding 3'(2'),5'-bisphosphate nucleotidase CysQ, which codes for MTAPDPRPAQPPTLDEMTGEFARIALSAGELILTIYGRDFSVQTKADDTPLTEADTAAEALIMDRLAALFPNIPVVAEEAVANGLKPVLADRFILVDPLDGSKEFIARNGEFTVNIALIEHGVPVAGVVYAPALGRIWWGSRTNGAFAARVENHAIIETVPVKVRVAPKSGLMAIGSRSHGSGQADTRLDALEITDFATAGSSLKFCLLAEGAADLYPRFGRTMEWDTAAGDAILRAAGGHVIDMAGQPLRYGKCNQSADSDFANCAFWAIGDGAIIRKVCGDATAVESQ
- a CDS encoding UDP-glucose/GDP-mannose dehydrogenase family protein; protein product: MRITMIGSGYVGLVSGACFSDFGHEVTCVDLDAGKIDRLKQGIIPIFEPGLDTLVTTNAAAGRLSFTTDLASAVADADVVFIAVGTPSRRGDGHADLSYVHAAAADIARALKGFTVIVTKSTVPVGTGDEVERIIADTNPDAEFVVVSNPEFLREGAAIDDFKRPDRIVVGLEDERARPVMEEVYRPLYLNQAPVMFTGRRTAELIKYAANAFLAMKITFINEMADLCEKAGGDVQAVARGIGLDKRIGSKFLNAGPGYGGSCFPKDTLALVKTGQDFDAPLRLIETTVAVNDNRKRAMGRKVIAACEGNVRGKTIGILGLTFKPNTDDMRDAPSIAIIQTLLDAGATIRAYDPEGMEMAKSMISGIEYAADAYDAAKDADCLVLVTEWNQFRSLDLGRLKAAMATPALVDLRNVYRRSDVEKAGFTYASIGRSEAAGDHEGRMDAAE
- a CDS encoding NAD-dependent epimerase/dehydratase family protein translates to MKVFVTGSAGFIGFHLTRRLLADGHQVVGFDGMTAYYDPALKQARLAILRRSNAFSAVEAMLEDKDALTEAIASFAPDIVIHLAAQAGVRYSLEHPDTYISANLLGTFNLLEAVRANPVQHLLIASTSSVYGGNAQMPFREVDRTDFPVSLYAATKKACEAMSHSYSHLWKIPTTCFRFFTVYGPWGRPDMALFKFVDAIERGEAIEVYGNGQMQRDFTYIDDLVEGIVRLSAAIPEEGRPVEAAGVTDSLSSVAPWRAVNIAGGRPVGLMPFIETIEKCLGRTANKTMLPMQQGDVVATYANEGLLEALTGFVPGIDVETGVKAFVDWYRRYKDAA
- a CDS encoding WecB/TagA/CpsF family glycosyltransferase, coding for MLREVETTSTIPSVVIGGFPTASVTRSQLAETMVQDCLAARARRDTWRPRLVFSSNGQGIALAGQDPQFASAMAQADIVHADGMPVVFASKLIGKPLPERIATTDFFHDAAMVAARHGFKLFILGATDAQNKAAVEAIGRTYPEVQIVGRHHGYFDDADDERICATIRASGAEILWVGLGKPRQEFWCVRNRHRLAGIAWIKTCGGLFAFLAGDAPRAPKWMQRLGLEWLYRMLDDPKRLAWRYFTTNPYAFYRLLRHTERR
- a CDS encoding oligosaccharide flippase family protein; protein product: MAFLLVVVLATILGPSQFGVYTITISIAAMLQYVCGHWLSSAIFREADGGEQAVTQGEVDHLLLLIVLATALLFAAVYFFWGERAAIHTALCGLVVAVELAFLCQTSFAAAKEEWGRYSLAYAGRGFLALLLVAGVAFYTSSAAWTLAAYGASTWLAALICRRRLGGGSSFARLFGMFRRYAGLGLTAIIRQLYDRGDRVVVGALFGAEMAGTYGLASDLVRRPMQTLGGAMHAAFFPRLARLYGRDEEAFKVRWKANSLVVAWSAAISAVAAIVAADLLFVSPGTYSAVLLTFAVVLSISAAVETFDTYHSSYALIGARRLGRLPIVYAAAGLVFVLFAAFAGFSGNALLIAWGVVAANIIGICGVVILSSRKAHKVAVTHEVAYPLLYCVLSVATWFFLRDGVHPAQQIVVATALGAVGLTAAGINIYRRRASFE